Proteins encoded together in one Rossellomorea sp. y25 window:
- the argH gene encoding argininosuccinate lyase → MSKLWGGRFTKKPEEWVDEFNASISFDQELVLEDIEGSIAHVKMLKKCGILTDSEADQILDGLHVLYEKAEKNELQFSVEYEDIHLNLEKQLIDLIGEVGGKLHTGRSRNDQIATDMHLFLKRRVEEIVTLVEDLQQAIIVQAEENVETIIPGYTHLQRAQPISFAHHLMCYFWMINRDKERLVDSLKRIDISPLGAGALAGTTFPIDREFSAELLGFGACYENSLDAVSDRDFILEFLSNSSILMTHLSRLAEEMILWSTEEFRFIELDDSFTTGSSIMPQKKNPDMAELVRGKTGRVNGNLISLLTVLKGLPLAYNKDMQEDKEGMFDTVKTVVGSLKIFTGMISTMKVNTKQMEKAVGNDFSNATELADYLATKGIPFRQAHEIVGKLVLYCIEKGCYLKDVSLEEYGEFSSLIEEDIYSILTPYSAVERRKSYGGTGFEQVKVQIEKGKSHVKSFSTQSV, encoded by the coding sequence ATGAGCAAGCTCTGGGGAGGACGTTTCACCAAGAAGCCGGAAGAGTGGGTGGATGAATTCAACGCATCCATCTCTTTCGATCAGGAGCTCGTTCTAGAAGATATTGAAGGCAGCATCGCCCATGTAAAAATGTTGAAAAAATGCGGGATCCTGACTGACAGTGAAGCAGATCAAATCCTGGACGGACTTCATGTACTCTACGAAAAGGCCGAAAAGAATGAACTTCAGTTTTCTGTCGAGTATGAAGATATTCACCTGAATTTGGAGAAGCAGCTGATTGATCTGATCGGAGAGGTCGGCGGTAAGCTTCATACAGGTAGAAGTCGTAATGACCAGATCGCGACCGACATGCACCTATTTCTAAAGAGACGCGTTGAGGAAATCGTTACACTAGTTGAGGATCTTCAGCAGGCAATCATTGTTCAGGCCGAAGAAAATGTTGAAACGATCATACCTGGGTATACTCATCTTCAGCGTGCCCAGCCGATTTCCTTCGCCCATCACCTTATGTGTTATTTCTGGATGATTAACCGGGATAAGGAACGACTTGTTGACTCTCTTAAAAGAATCGACATATCCCCATTAGGCGCAGGGGCACTGGCTGGGACGACATTCCCGATTGACCGGGAATTTTCAGCCGAGCTGCTTGGCTTTGGGGCATGCTATGAAAACAGTCTGGACGCCGTAAGTGATCGTGATTTCATCCTGGAATTCCTGAGCAACAGCTCGATTCTGATGACCCATCTATCCCGTCTGGCTGAAGAGATGATCCTTTGGTCCACAGAAGAATTTCGCTTCATCGAGCTAGATGACAGCTTTACGACTGGAAGCAGCATCATGCCTCAAAAGAAGAACCCTGATATGGCGGAGCTTGTCAGAGGGAAGACAGGAAGAGTGAATGGGAATCTTATTTCCCTTCTTACCGTTTTAAAAGGCTTGCCTCTTGCATACAACAAGGACATGCAGGAAGACAAAGAAGGTATGTTTGATACCGTTAAAACGGTGGTGGGATCCCTGAAGATTTTCACTGGAATGATCTCTACGATGAAAGTGAACACGAAACAAATGGAGAAAGCGGTAGGGAACGACTTTTCCAACGCGACGGAACTTGCCGATTACTTGGCGACGAAAGGGATTCCGTTCAGACAAGCCCACGAAATCGTCGGTAAGCTGGTTCTCTATTGTATTGAAAAAGGCTGCTATCTGAAGGATGTTTCTTTGGAGGAGTATGGTGAGTTTTCTTCATTGATTGAAGAAGATATTTATTCGATTTTGACTCCATATTCGGCGGTTGAAAGAAGAAAGTCTTATGGTGGTACCGGGTTTGAACAGGTGAAGGTTCAGATTGAGAAGGGGAAATCTCATGTGAAATCCTTCAGTACTCAATCTGTGTAA